The Delphinus delphis chromosome 2, mDelDel1.2, whole genome shotgun sequence genome contains a region encoding:
- the PIGH gene encoding phosphatidylinositol N-acetylglucosaminyltransferase subunit H, producing the protein MEDEQSFSDICGGRLALQRRFYSPSCLEFCLSCPRITLRSLTAVTCSVWLAAYGLFTLCENSMILSAAIFITLLGLLGYLHFVKIDHETLLIIDSLGIQMTSSYASGKESTTFIEMGQVNDVVINEAIYMQKVIYYLCILLKDPMEPHGISQVVPLFQSAKPRLDCLIEVYRSCQDILAHQKATSTSP; encoded by the exons ATGGAGGACGAGCAGAGCTTCTCAGATATTTGTGGCGGCCGCCTGGCCCTGCAGCGCCGCTTCTACTCCCCTTCCTGCCTGGAGTTCTGCCTCAGCTGCCCTCGGATCACCCTGCGTTCGCTCACCGCTGTCACCTGCAGCGTGTGGCTAGCGGCCTACGGACTCTTCACACTCTGCGAG AACAGCATGATCCTCTCTGCTGCCATCTTCATCACTCTCTTAGGCCTGCTTGGTTACCTCCATTTTGTGAAGATTGATCACGAGACCCTGTTAATCATTGATTCCCTTGGCATCCAGATGACCTCATCCTACGCCTCAGGCAAAGAAAGCACCACCTTCATTGAGATGGGCCAGGTGAACGATGTTGTCATTAATGAGGCTATTTACATG CAGAAGGTGATTTACTACCTCTGCATTTTATTGAAGGATCCAATGGAACCACATGGGATATCCCAAGTAGTACCTCTCTTCCAG AGTGCCAAGCCCCGGCTGGACTGCTTGATTGAAGTGTACAGAAGCTGCCAGGACATCCTGGCACACCAGAAAGCCACATCAACGAGCCCGTGA